A single Triticum dicoccoides isolate Atlit2015 ecotype Zavitan chromosome 2A, WEW_v2.0, whole genome shotgun sequence DNA region contains:
- the LOC119357478 gene encoding uncharacterized protein LOC119357478, translating to MAVTGASVQGRVRGRDEDDDRRHATATDRRVQDDVDDESGLLLAGRALRERQQHLVSELDVLGVLAVPEAWQRWRRSPAAARWSSGPCVGLWRWAALRLSWRVAEAAGGDVVRAASAEATEAAALHGGAAWRRGTTAWRRGTAAWRRGAATGNVDHEGRGAGFHFRLGLPGAAADLVSTLPDSTKTTTPMLLRSGRRLAAQEEPGRTAPPRRRSRARSDRLAGIPDEILQQEILPRLPAKSVLRFRAVCRSWRSLASDPTFLLDHHRRQPALPLIRSCRIAARGLESGLNAIHLRSAKLGPSFQFPFRGYFGIAASCNGLFVVGSYIICNPATREWAAIRQDRKPIENLSALFRHQTSGEFRVMYWKNNSMELICRQEYYVLTVGTNNSWLVDCPLTEVLAEEPSIFGAPVLLNGSLHIHWRRRSGVRYHRIRVFDTVAETSRQMSPPPVNPRHVMHLLDLGGKLAASTSKDGMTGMSIFVLQDPEHDVWAFQYQIKLPVMEIRRFQEQGDWLAKVVSEEGDVLVSCYGHLLQYDKKGNLVRKFKYDDDMPVVIPHRFKESLIQHTFFRKTKKKNGFVLTPG from the exons ATGGCGGTGACCGGCGCCAGCGTGCAAGGTCGAGTCCGCGGGCGTGACGAGGATGACGACAGGCGGCACGCCACAGCGACGGACCGACGCGTTCAAGACGACGTCGACGACGAGTCGGGGCTCCTGCTCGCAGGCCGCGCGTTGAG AGAGCGGCAAcaacatttggtatcagagcttgatgtCTTGGGCGTGCTTGCCGTGCCAGAGGCGTGGCAGCgatggcggcgctcgccggcggctGCGCGATGGAGCTCCGGGCCGTGTGTCGGCCTATGGAGGTGGGCGGCGCTGCGGCTGTCATGGCGCGTGGCGGAAGCAGCGGGCGGTGACGTCGTACGTGCGGCGAGCGCGGAGGCCacggaggcggcggcgcttcatggCGGGGCGGCGTGGAGGCGCGGCACGACGGCATGGAGGCGCGGCACGGCGGCATGGAGGCGTGGCGCGGCGACCGGGAACGTCGACCACGAGGGACGCGGCGCG GGTTTCCATTTCCGCTTGGGCCTGCCGGGCGCCGCCGCTGATCTCGTCTCCACTCTCCCCGACTCCACCAAAACCACCACGCCGATGCTCCTCCGTTCTGGGCGGCGCCTGGCCGCCCAGGAAGAACCGGGGCGGACGGCCCCGccgaggaggagaagcagggcaAGGTCGGACCGGCTCGCCGGCATCCCCGATGAGATCCTGCAGCAGGAGATCCTGCCCCGCCTCCCGGCCAAGTCCGTGCTCCGCTTCCGCGCCGTCTGCCGGTCCTGGCGCAGCCTCGCGTCCGACCCCACCTTCCTCCTCgaccaccaccgccgccagccGGCGCTTCCCCTGATTAGGTCCTGCCGGATCGCCGCCCGCGGCCTAGAATCCGGCCTCAACGCCATCCACCTCCGGTCCGCGAAGCTCGGCCCCTCTTTCCAGTTCCCATTCCGCGGCTATTTCGGCATCGCCGCCTCCTGCAACGGCCTTTTCGTCGTCGGCAGCTACATCATCTGCAATCCGGCCACGCGCGAGTGGGCTGCCATCCGGCAGGACAGGAAGCCCATAGAGAATCTCTCCGCCCTCTTCCGGCACCAAACTTCAGGGGAGTTCCGCGTCATGTACTGGAAAAACAACTCTATGGAGTTGATCTGTCGGCAGGAGTATTACGTCCTCACGGTGGGAACCAACAATTCATGGCTCGTCGATTGTCCGTTAACCGAGGTTTTGGCCGAGGAACCATCCATCTTTGGCGCGCCGGTCCTCCTCAATGGCAGCCTGCACATACACTGGAGGAGACGGTCAGGTGTTCGCTACCACAGGATACGGGTGTTCGACACAGTAGCAGAGACGTCGCGGCAGATGAGTCCGCCGCCTGTGAACCCCCGCCATGTCATGCACTTGCTTGACCTCGGTGGCAAGCTTGCTGCGTCCACCAGCAAGGATGGCATGACTGGGATGTCCATTTTTGTGCTTCAGGATCCTGAGCACGATGTCTGGGCGTTCCAGTACCAGATCAAACTGCCTGTGATGGAAATCAGGCGCTTTCAGGAGCAAGGTGATTGGTTGGCGAAGGTTGTCTCCGAGGAGGGGGACGTGCTTGTCAGCTGCTATGGCCATCTCCTGCAATATGACAAGAAGGGTAATTTGGTACGTAAGTTCAAGTATGATGATGACATGCCGGTAGTCATTCCTCACAGGTTCAAAGAGAGTCTTATCCAGCATACATTTTTCCGAAAGACAAAGAAGAAGAATGGATTCGTACTCACTCCTGGATAG